The following proteins are encoded in a genomic region of Corallococcus soli:
- a CDS encoding esterase/lipase family protein, with product MRNAVRTLVLAVAVLALWAQPARADTYTQTKYPIVLAHGMAGFDSLFGVLDYFYGIESNLKSGGAKVYITHVPQFNTSEARGEALLAQVQDVLARSGAKKVNLIGHSHGGLDVRYVAAVRPDLVASVTTVGTPHKGADLATYLRSNIRNGSFTEGVLSYFANNLGLVLGLLSGHTQSQNAIGALEALSATGASKYNAKFPAGLPTSSCGTGAATGPQGQRFYSWSGTDPFTNVFDASDYAMKLSSFFYSESNDGLVGRCSSRFGTVIRDNYDMNHLDEVNQVLGLTAFFTDPKSVFRSQANRLKNAGL from the coding sequence ATGCGAAACGCTGTCCGGACCCTCGTTCTGGCCGTCGCGGTTCTTGCCCTCTGGGCGCAGCCTGCCCGCGCGGATACGTACACGCAGACGAAGTACCCCATCGTGCTGGCGCACGGCATGGCGGGATTTGATTCGTTGTTTGGCGTGCTCGACTACTTCTACGGCATCGAGTCCAACCTGAAGTCGGGCGGCGCGAAGGTCTACATCACGCACGTTCCGCAGTTCAACACGAGCGAGGCGCGCGGCGAGGCGCTGCTCGCGCAGGTGCAGGACGTGCTCGCGCGCTCCGGCGCGAAGAAGGTGAACCTCATCGGCCACAGCCACGGCGGCCTGGACGTGCGCTACGTGGCGGCGGTGCGGCCGGACCTGGTCGCGTCGGTGACGACGGTGGGCACGCCGCACAAGGGCGCGGACCTGGCGACCTACCTGCGCTCGAACATCCGCAACGGTTCGTTCACGGAGGGCGTGCTGTCCTACTTCGCCAACAACCTGGGCCTGGTGCTGGGCCTGCTGTCCGGCCACACGCAGTCGCAGAACGCGATTGGCGCCCTGGAGGCGCTGTCCGCGACGGGCGCGTCCAAGTACAACGCGAAGTTCCCGGCGGGCCTGCCCACCTCTTCTTGCGGCACCGGCGCGGCGACGGGTCCCCAGGGCCAGCGCTTCTACTCCTGGTCCGGCACGGATCCCTTCACCAACGTCTTCGACGCGTCCGACTACGCGATGAAGCTGTCGTCGTTCTTCTACAGCGAGTCCAACGACGGCCTCGTGGGCCGCTGCAGCTCGCGCTTCGGCACGGTGATTCGTGACAACTACGACATGAACCACCTGGACGAAGTGAACCAGGTGCTCGGGCTGACGGCCTTCTTCACCGACCCGAAGTCCGTCTTCCGCAGCCAGGCGAACCGGCTGAAGAACGCCGGCCTGTAG
- a CDS encoding lipase secretion chaperone, which yields MKSRAVMLVVALCALLGAGVFSWWKVRAVESPGPEVPPSPGAVAQGPRAPLAGAPAPGVAGAPTPPSPGAALPSLPGSLQDTQEDGAVFVDASGHLVPNPDLLRLFNYYLSATGEESPALIRERILASLRAKKLPQAAMDEAVQVLDDYLSYLEAARSLARTRSAATMDTAERLEALRKLRREHLGGSAEGMFGQEEAVDAVAVERLKLQKDASLTAAERERRIAALEERLPPEVRQGREEAVRPLRQRAVEQELLAGGATAEDLHQHRLSTVGPEATERLEALDRERAQWTQRLADFRAKREALGRTQPDPALRQAAVQRLLFDSFTPEERLRVEASEAIEAASGGG from the coding sequence ATGAAGAGCCGCGCCGTCATGCTCGTGGTCGCGCTGTGCGCCCTCCTGGGTGCCGGCGTCTTCTCGTGGTGGAAGGTCCGGGCGGTGGAGTCGCCCGGACCCGAAGTCCCGCCGTCTCCCGGCGCCGTCGCCCAGGGCCCGCGCGCGCCGCTCGCCGGTGCGCCCGCCCCGGGCGTCGCTGGGGCCCCCACGCCGCCATCCCCCGGCGCCGCGCTGCCGTCCCTGCCGGGCTCGCTCCAGGACACCCAGGAGGACGGCGCCGTCTTCGTGGATGCGTCCGGGCACCTGGTGCCGAACCCGGACCTGCTGCGCCTGTTCAACTACTACCTGTCCGCGACGGGCGAGGAGTCCCCGGCCCTCATCCGCGAGCGCATCCTCGCGTCGCTGCGGGCGAAGAAGCTGCCCCAGGCCGCCATGGACGAAGCGGTGCAGGTGCTGGACGACTACCTGTCCTATCTGGAAGCGGCCCGGTCGCTGGCGCGCACGCGCTCCGCCGCCACGATGGACACCGCCGAGCGCCTGGAGGCCCTGCGCAAGCTGCGCCGCGAGCACCTGGGCGGCAGCGCCGAAGGCATGTTCGGCCAGGAGGAGGCGGTGGACGCGGTGGCCGTGGAGCGGCTGAAGCTCCAGAAGGACGCGTCGCTGACGGCCGCCGAGCGCGAGCGGCGCATCGCCGCCCTGGAGGAGCGCCTGCCGCCGGAGGTGCGCCAGGGCCGCGAGGAGGCCGTGCGCCCGCTGCGGCAGCGAGCCGTGGAGCAGGAGCTGCTGGCCGGGGGCGCGACGGCGGAGGACCTGCACCAGCACCGGCTGTCCACCGTGGGGCCGGAGGCCACGGAGCGGCTGGAGGCCCTGGACCGGGAGCGCGCCCAGTGGACGCAGCGGCTGGCGGACTTCCGCGCGAAGCGCGAGGCGCTGGGCCGCACCCAGCCGGATCCAGCCCTGCGTCAGGCCGCCGTGCAGCGGCTGCTCTTCGACTCGTTCACCCCGGAGGAGCGCCTCCGGGTGGAAGCCTCGGAGGCCATCGAGGCGGCCTCCGGAGGCGGGTGA
- the nadE gene encoding NAD(+) synthase has protein sequence MKFSKQVLELDWEAKAASLSAGLKEAVLKKLRKRGLVVAVSGGIDSACVAALAVRALGPDRVFGILLPERDSSGLSSKLGRELCEKLGIQHTLHDIAPVLDAAGCYSQRDAAVRSVFPDFQPDMKWKIVMHGDRLNTDALNVFYVVVQVDGQEQRFRLTPQAYVQIVAATNFKQRVRKMMEYFHADRLNFAASGTPNRLEYDQGFFVKLGDGAADVKPIASLYKTQTYKLARHLGVIDGILNREPTTDTFSLEQSQEDFYFSVHYSQLDLILWAKNHGVTPEDVSAEMGLTPQQVQRVFDDIDQKRRTTAYLHAQPLLLEEVSELKPFRIA, from the coding sequence ATGAAGTTCTCCAAGCAGGTGCTGGAACTGGACTGGGAGGCCAAGGCCGCGTCGCTGTCGGCCGGGCTGAAGGAGGCGGTGCTCAAGAAGCTGCGCAAGCGCGGGCTCGTGGTCGCCGTCTCCGGCGGCATCGACTCCGCGTGCGTCGCGGCGCTGGCGGTGCGCGCGCTGGGCCCCGACCGCGTCTTCGGCATCCTGCTGCCGGAGCGCGACTCCAGCGGGCTGTCCTCCAAGCTGGGCCGCGAGCTCTGCGAGAAGCTGGGCATCCAGCACACGCTGCACGACATCGCGCCCGTGCTGGACGCCGCCGGGTGCTATTCGCAGCGCGACGCGGCGGTGCGGTCGGTGTTCCCCGACTTCCAGCCGGACATGAAGTGGAAGATCGTCATGCACGGCGACCGGCTGAACACGGACGCCCTCAACGTCTTCTACGTGGTGGTGCAGGTGGACGGGCAGGAGCAGCGCTTCCGCCTCACGCCGCAGGCCTACGTGCAGATTGTCGCCGCCACCAACTTCAAGCAGCGCGTGCGCAAGATGATGGAGTACTTCCACGCGGACCGGCTGAACTTCGCCGCGTCCGGCACGCCCAACCGCCTGGAGTATGATCAGGGCTTCTTCGTGAAGCTGGGCGACGGCGCCGCGGACGTGAAGCCCATCGCCAGCCTCTACAAGACGCAGACGTACAAGCTGGCGCGGCACCTGGGCGTCATCGACGGCATCCTCAACCGCGAGCCCACCACGGACACGTTCAGCCTGGAGCAGTCACAGGAGGACTTCTACTTCTCCGTGCACTACTCCCAGCTGGACCTCATCCTCTGGGCGAAGAACCACGGCGTCACGCCCGAGGACGTCTCCGCCGAGATGGGCCTCACGCCGCAGCAGGTGCAGCGCGTGTTCGACGACATCGACCAGAAGCGCCGCACCACCGCGTACCTGCACGCGCAGCCCCTGCTGCTCGAAGAGGTCTCCGAGCTGAAGCCGTTCAGGATTGCCTGA
- a CDS encoding class I adenylate-forming enzyme family protein codes for MSARADTAPSWVRAHAEATPDAPAVDSPWARLTYGQLEARMLALAGHLRDAGVEPGVRVLIALPLGCAAAVAGLAVQALGACAVELDREVGADSLEGILAQTGARHAVIFGQDARRWTGRATLTHFFVVHGSRPPERLRGLLAPAACAWVQEDGTVDPDAASTPLDALPSLPPGAPASIVYTSGSTGTPRGVVQTFANIAANTRSIVEYLGLTARDRAMLILPLHYCYGKSVLQTHLLTGGSVFLDPRFMYPQVVLEALATEACTGFAGVPLTFELLRRQAASDSLSKLALRYVTQAGGGMSPDTVRWTREAFHPAELFVMYGQTEATARLSYLPPSRATDKAGSIGQGIPGVTLAVVSEDGTPLADGEVGQLVAKGANVTPGYLGAPEDTAAILRDGWLWTGDLAWRDADGFFFLVGRAKEILKVGGHRVSPAELEHVLARHPAVLEVAVVGVPDDLGGEAACAAVVLKPDATPKEDDLRRFCRDALPAHKVPRHVLFTEALPRGPTGKVLKADLRTRVLSSLTSPGPRS; via the coding sequence GTGAGCGCCCGGGCGGACACCGCGCCGTCGTGGGTGCGCGCCCACGCGGAGGCAACCCCTGACGCTCCAGCGGTGGACTCTCCGTGGGCCCGGCTCACCTACGGCCAGCTCGAAGCCCGGATGCTGGCGCTCGCGGGGCACCTGCGGGACGCGGGCGTGGAGCCCGGGGTGCGCGTCCTCATCGCCCTGCCGCTGGGCTGCGCGGCGGCCGTGGCGGGGCTCGCGGTGCAGGCGCTGGGGGCGTGCGCGGTGGAGCTGGACCGTGAGGTGGGCGCGGACTCGCTGGAGGGCATCCTCGCGCAAACGGGGGCCCGGCACGCGGTCATCTTCGGCCAGGACGCCCGCCGCTGGACGGGCCGCGCCACGCTCACCCACTTCTTCGTGGTGCATGGCTCGCGGCCTCCCGAACGCCTGCGCGGACTGCTCGCGCCCGCGGCCTGCGCGTGGGTGCAGGAGGACGGCACGGTGGATCCGGACGCGGCCTCCACGCCCCTGGACGCCCTGCCCTCCCTCCCGCCCGGTGCGCCCGCGTCCATCGTCTACACGTCTGGCAGCACGGGCACGCCCCGGGGCGTCGTGCAGACGTTCGCCAACATCGCGGCGAACACGCGCTCCATCGTGGAGTACCTGGGCCTGACGGCGAGAGATCGCGCCATGCTCATCCTCCCGCTGCACTACTGCTACGGGAAGAGCGTGTTGCAGACGCACCTGCTCACGGGCGGCTCCGTGTTCCTGGATCCGCGCTTCATGTACCCGCAGGTCGTGCTGGAGGCCCTGGCCACCGAGGCGTGCACCGGCTTCGCGGGCGTGCCCCTCACCTTCGAACTGCTGCGGCGCCAGGCGGCCTCCGACTCGCTGTCGAAGCTCGCGCTGCGCTACGTCACCCAGGCGGGTGGCGGCATGTCGCCGGACACGGTGCGCTGGACGCGGGAGGCCTTCCACCCGGCGGAGCTGTTCGTGATGTACGGCCAGACGGAGGCCACCGCGCGGCTGAGCTACCTGCCGCCCTCGCGCGCCACCGACAAGGCGGGCTCCATCGGCCAGGGCATCCCCGGCGTGACGCTGGCGGTGGTCTCGGAGGACGGGACGCCGCTCGCGGACGGCGAGGTGGGGCAATTGGTCGCGAAGGGCGCGAACGTGACGCCCGGCTACCTGGGCGCTCCCGAGGACACCGCCGCCATCCTCCGCGACGGCTGGCTGTGGACGGGCGACCTGGCGTGGCGGGACGCGGACGGCTTCTTCTTCCTGGTGGGGCGCGCGAAGGAGATCCTCAAGGTGGGCGGCCACCGGGTGAGCCCCGCGGAGCTGGAGCACGTGCTCGCGCGCCACCCGGCGGTGCTGGAGGTCGCGGTGGTGGGCGTACCGGACGACCTGGGTGGCGAGGCGGCGTGCGCGGCGGTGGTGCTGAAGCCGGACGCCACGCCGAAGGAGGACGACCTGCGCCGCTTCTGCCGCGACGCCCTGCCCGCCCACAAGGTGCCCCGCCACGTGCTGTTCACCGAAGCGCTCCCGCGCGGCCCCACCGGCAAGGTGCTCAAGGCCGACCTGCGCACGCGCGTGCTGTCTTCACTTACTTCCCCTGGACCGAGGTCGTGA
- the asnB gene encoding asparagine synthase (glutamine-hydrolyzing), producing MCGIAGFTFAADADTAPAMHAERLRRMTASIKHRGPDAQRALLLEGVALGHARLSIVDLATGHQPMRDEATGLTVVFNGEIFNHVELREQLSGAYAFRTRSDTEVILAAFLTWGIDCVRRFEGQWAFALWDPRDQTLWMSRDRVGICPLFYAALPGSQLAFASEAKALFASGLVAPALDARGLKQTFQLWAPVAPRTSFEGVSLLPPAHTAKWQDGLLTLQRYWDLDFGVTPDAPDAPRLLEELGAVLDRAVRLRLRADVPVAAYLSGGLDSSLLCALAQEQLGGTLRTFSVGFAHARFDERAHQATVAEQLRTEHHVVEMRDGDIGALVPGVILHAEQAMMRSAPAPFLRLSGWVRDHGIKVVLTGEGADEMFLGYDLFKETKVRQFWARQPDSKLRPLLLRKLYPTLSVSQQSVELLREFFGQGLETPDALAFSHLVRWGNSGRILRFLAPEFAARVADEDPVASVLASVPKAVAGWRPLARAQYLEARTLLSGYLLSAQGDRMLLGNAVEGRFPFLDTGVMEFAARVPERLRLRGLDEKHLLKRFSRGRVPASILERSKFPYRAPIAGALVGPEAPAWARELLAPEAVATTGVFDARKVERLVAKLRAPNSAESEADTMALFAVASTQLLAHHFLTPRAVPQADVDAVRLEVA from the coding sequence ATGTGCGGCATCGCGGGCTTCACCTTCGCGGCGGACGCGGACACCGCTCCGGCGATGCACGCCGAGCGGCTGCGCCGGATGACGGCCAGCATCAAGCACCGGGGCCCGGACGCGCAGCGGGCCCTGCTGCTGGAGGGCGTCGCGCTGGGGCACGCGCGGCTGTCCATCGTGGACCTGGCCACCGGCCACCAGCCGATGCGCGACGAGGCCACGGGCCTCACCGTCGTCTTCAACGGGGAGATCTTCAACCACGTCGAGCTGCGGGAGCAGCTGTCCGGCGCGTACGCCTTCCGCACGCGCTCCGACACGGAGGTCATCCTCGCGGCCTTCCTGACGTGGGGCATCGACTGCGTGCGCCGCTTCGAGGGCCAGTGGGCCTTCGCCCTGTGGGACCCCCGCGACCAGACGCTCTGGATGTCGCGCGACCGGGTGGGCATCTGCCCGCTGTTCTACGCGGCGCTTCCGGGCAGCCAGCTGGCGTTCGCGTCGGAGGCGAAGGCGCTCTTCGCCAGCGGGCTCGTCGCGCCCGCGCTGGATGCCCGGGGCCTCAAGCAGACCTTCCAGCTCTGGGCGCCGGTGGCGCCGCGCACCTCCTTCGAGGGCGTGTCGCTGCTGCCGCCCGCGCACACCGCGAAGTGGCAGGACGGGCTGCTGACGCTCCAGCGCTACTGGGACCTGGACTTCGGCGTGACGCCGGACGCGCCGGACGCGCCCCGCCTGCTGGAGGAGCTGGGCGCGGTGCTGGACCGGGCCGTGCGGCTGCGGCTGCGCGCGGACGTGCCGGTGGCCGCGTACCTGTCGGGCGGGTTGGACTCCAGCCTGCTGTGCGCGCTGGCCCAGGAGCAGCTGGGGGGCACGCTGCGCACCTTCTCCGTGGGCTTCGCGCACGCGAGGTTCGACGAGCGCGCGCACCAGGCGACGGTCGCCGAGCAGCTTCGCACCGAGCACCACGTCGTGGAGATGCGCGACGGGGACATTGGCGCGCTGGTCCCGGGCGTCATCCTCCACGCCGAGCAGGCCATGATGCGCTCCGCGCCCGCGCCCTTCCTGCGGCTGAGCGGCTGGGTGCGCGACCACGGCATCAAGGTGGTGCTGACGGGTGAAGGGGCGGACGAGATGTTCCTCGGCTACGACCTCTTCAAGGAGACGAAGGTGCGCCAGTTCTGGGCGCGCCAGCCGGACTCGAAGCTGCGGCCCCTGCTCCTGCGCAAGCTCTACCCCACCCTGTCGGTGAGCCAGCAGAGCGTGGAGCTGCTGCGCGAGTTCTTCGGGCAGGGCCTGGAGACGCCGGACGCGCTGGCGTTCTCGCACCTGGTGCGCTGGGGCAACAGCGGCCGCATCCTGCGCTTCCTGGCGCCGGAGTTCGCCGCGCGGGTGGCGGACGAGGATCCGGTGGCGTCGGTGCTGGCGTCGGTGCCGAAGGCCGTGGCCGGGTGGCGTCCCCTGGCGCGGGCCCAGTACCTGGAGGCGCGCACGCTGCTGTCGGGCTACCTGCTGTCCGCGCAGGGCGACCGCATGCTGCTGGGCAACGCGGTGGAGGGGCGCTTCCCGTTCCTGGACACGGGCGTGATGGAGTTCGCCGCGCGCGTGCCGGAGCGCCTGCGCCTGCGCGGCCTGGATGAGAAGCACCTGCTCAAGCGCTTCTCGCGCGGCCGGGTGCCGGCCTCCATCCTGGAGCGGAGCAAGTTCCCCTACCGCGCCCCCATCGCGGGCGCGCTGGTGGGTCCGGAGGCTCCGGCCTGGGCGCGCGAGCTGCTCGCGCCGGAGGCGGTGGCCACCACGGGCGTCTTCGACGCGCGCAAGGTGGAGCGGCTGGTGGCGAAGCTGCGCGCGCCCAACTCCGCGGAGAGCGAGGCGGACACCATGGCCCTGTTCGCCGTGGCGTCCACGCAGCTGCTCGCCCATCACTTCCTCACCCCGCGCGCGGTGCCCCAGGCGGATGTGGACGCCGTGCGACTGGAGGTCGCGTGA
- a CDS encoding acyl carrier protein, producing the protein MSTRDTLRTFIVDTFFVDDFGDDDSFLRKGLIDSTGMMELVAFIESEFHVKLDDKELVPENLDSLTRVVAFVDRKQALSKAS; encoded by the coding sequence ATGAGCACGCGTGACACACTTCGCACCTTCATCGTCGACACCTTCTTCGTGGACGACTTCGGTGACGACGACTCCTTCCTGCGCAAGGGCCTCATCGACTCCACGGGCATGATGGAGCTGGTGGCCTTCATCGAGTCGGAGTTCCACGTCAAGCTGGACGACAAGGAGCTGGTGCCGGAGAACCTGGACTCGCTGACGCGCGTGGTGGCGTTCGTGGACCGCAAGCAGGCGCTGTCGAAGGCGAGCTGA
- a CDS encoding acyltransferase has translation MRPGIPSPAEAAQAVRAGLQVVRTEVFPRAERAVGVARARWLFRAFRVGQGVAAYGPVAARNDGHAELGDKLTFLGGMLPTSVVCYENARLVVGAQSQFNYGVSLEAWESVQIGARCMFASFVRVSDRDGQRIAPIIIEDDVWVAHGAILLPGVRIGARSVVSAGSIVSQDVPPDSLAMGNPARSMSLDLVAREASGA, from the coding sequence ATGAGGCCCGGGATCCCCTCCCCGGCGGAGGCCGCGCAGGCGGTGCGCGCGGGCCTCCAGGTGGTGCGCACGGAGGTGTTCCCCCGCGCGGAGCGGGCCGTGGGCGTCGCGCGGGCGCGGTGGCTCTTCCGGGCCTTCCGGGTGGGCCAGGGCGTGGCGGCGTATGGCCCGGTGGCGGCGCGCAACGACGGCCACGCGGAGCTGGGGGACAAGCTGACGTTCCTGGGCGGCATGCTGCCCACGTCGGTGGTCTGCTACGAGAACGCGCGGCTGGTGGTGGGCGCGCAGTCCCAGTTCAACTACGGCGTGTCGCTGGAGGCCTGGGAGTCGGTGCAGATTGGCGCCCGGTGCATGTTCGCGTCGTTCGTGCGCGTGAGCGACCGGGACGGCCAGCGCATCGCGCCCATCATCATCGAGGACGACGTCTGGGTGGCCCACGGCGCCATCCTGCTGCCGGGGGTGCGCATCGGCGCGCGCTCGGTGGTGTCCGCCGGCAGCATCGTTTCACAGGACGTGCCGCCGGACTCGCTCGCCATGGGCAACCCGGCGCGCAGCATGAGCCTGGACCTGGTGGCCCGCGAAGCCAGCGGCGCCTGA
- a CDS encoding acyltransferase, translated as MRIPLMMMLGLGPTVARLKLRRCKSVGTIPTVWGRVWIHGEGEIEVGHRVVFDARMAPIELHAQQGARIVIEDDVTIEGGTSIEAQSYVVLGARSRLGMWCKLLDNMYHPLRGNRHERPKSTPLVVEEGVTVGSRSILLPGTHLQKGASVASGTVISRRIPPGVTVGGSPARALRREVAR; from the coding sequence ATGCGCATTCCCTTGATGATGATGCTCGGCCTCGGGCCGACCGTCGCGCGGCTGAAATTGCGCCGCTGCAAGTCCGTGGGCACCATCCCCACCGTCTGGGGACGTGTCTGGATTCACGGCGAGGGTGAAATCGAGGTGGGCCACCGCGTGGTGTTCGACGCGCGGATGGCGCCCATTGAATTGCATGCGCAGCAGGGGGCTCGCATCGTGATTGAAGACGACGTGACCATCGAGGGCGGCACTTCCATCGAGGCGCAGTCCTACGTGGTGCTGGGCGCGCGAAGCCGCCTGGGCATGTGGTGCAAGCTGCTGGACAACATGTACCACCCGCTGCGCGGCAACCGGCACGAGCGGCCCAAGTCGACGCCGCTGGTGGTGGAGGAAGGCGTCACGGTGGGCAGCCGCTCCATCCTGCTGCCGGGCACCCACCTGCAGAAGGGCGCGAGCGTGGCGTCCGGCACGGTCATCTCCCGCCGCATCCCGCCGGGCGTGACGGTGGGCGGCTCGCCGGCCCGGGCGCTGCGGCGCGAGGTGGCGCGATGA